A DNA window from Comamonas fluminis contains the following coding sequences:
- the pal gene encoding peptidoglycan-associated lipoprotein Pal: MLTIKRLSLALAVTALVAGCSSGVKLDDKPVDGSLSSQGAGANGQGQSGVSGVDLTGSAASKAGPQGVSRIVYFDFDSYSVKADAQPQIEAHAKFIKANPAAKVQLEGHTDERGGREYNLALGQKRAEAVRRSLGLMGVNDSQIEAVSYGKEKPAAEGHSEDAYAQNRRVEINYR; the protein is encoded by the coding sequence ATGTTGACTATCAAACGTCTTTCTTTGGCTTTGGCTGTGACCGCTCTGGTCGCGGGTTGCAGCTCGGGTGTCAAGCTCGACGACAAGCCTGTTGACGGCTCGCTGTCCAGCCAGGGTGCTGGCGCTAACGGCCAGGGCCAAAGCGGTGTGTCCGGTGTGGACCTGACAGGTTCCGCCGCCTCCAAGGCCGGCCCTCAAGGCGTCAGCCGTATCGTGTATTTCGACTTTGACAGCTACTCTGTCAAGGCTGATGCACAGCCCCAGATCGAAGCTCACGCCAAGTTCATCAAGGCCAACCCCGCTGCCAAGGTGCAACTGGAAGGCCACACCGACGAGCGCGGTGGTCGTGAATACAACCTGGCTCTGGGCCAAAAGCGTGCTGAAGCAGTGCGCCGCTCGCTGGGCCTGATGGGTGTGAACGACTCGCAGATCGAAGCTGTGAGCTACGGCAAGGAAAAGCCCGCTGCTGAAGGCCATAGCGAAGACGCTTACGCTCAAAACCGTCGCGTGGAAATTAACTACCGTTAA
- the ybgF gene encoding tol-pal system protein YbgF, which produces MQQALLTLRHATLPKLVAAGLLASFAISSHAALFGDDEARRAIIELRQRVDSLQQSQEQTRRSLMDLQSQIEALKSDQAKLRGQNEQLTRDSAELQRGQKDLAKGFDERLRQFEPISVNVDGQDFTADRTEKHDFDAALELFRAGKFPEAGQAFAAFLRQWPKSGYTPSVRFWLGNSQYATRDYKNAIANFRSVMTNAPMHARSPEAALSIANCQVELKDTKAARKTLEDLLQAYPNSEAAGIAKSKLATLK; this is translated from the coding sequence ATGCAGCAGGCTTTGTTAACTCTCCGTCATGCAACGCTGCCCAAGCTGGTGGCGGCTGGCCTTCTGGCCAGCTTTGCCATCAGCTCTCACGCAGCCCTGTTTGGTGATGATGAGGCCCGCCGCGCCATCATCGAACTGCGCCAACGCGTTGACAGCCTGCAGCAATCGCAGGAGCAAACCCGCCGCAGTCTGATGGACTTGCAGTCGCAAATCGAAGCGCTGAAGTCGGACCAGGCAAAGCTGCGTGGCCAGAACGAGCAACTGACCCGCGATTCAGCCGAGCTGCAGCGTGGTCAGAAAGACCTGGCCAAGGGCTTTGATGAGCGTCTGCGCCAGTTCGAGCCCATCTCCGTCAATGTTGACGGGCAGGATTTCACGGCAGATCGCACCGAAAAGCACGACTTCGATGCTGCGCTGGAACTGTTCCGTGCGGGCAAGTTTCCTGAAGCAGGTCAGGCGTTTGCCGCTTTTCTGCGCCAGTGGCCCAAGAGTGGTTACACGCCTTCCGTGCGCTTCTGGCTGGGAAACTCTCAGTACGCCACGCGTGACTACAAGAACGCCATTGCCAATTTCCGCTCGGTCATGACCAATGCGCCCATGCATGCGCGTTCGCCAGAAGCTGCCTTGTCCATTGCGAATTGCCAAGTGGAGTTGAAAGACACCAAGGCAGCGCGCAAGACGCTGGAAGACCTGCTGCAGGCCTATCCCAATTCGGAAGCTGCTGGCATTGCCAAGTCCAAACTGGCAACGCTCAAGTGA
- a CDS encoding tRNA threonylcarbamoyladenosine dehydratase, translated as MSDEIDSQRRFGGLERLYGVQGAAQIRAAHVVVVGIGGVGSWTAEALARSGVSKLTLIDMDHVAESNINRQIHALTSTVGQAKIEAMRERIAQINPDCVVNCIDDFVEPENWLTLLPADADAVIDACDQVKSKAEMAAHARKVKQCFISVGAAGGKRLAHLVDIADLSETTHDPLLSQLRYRLRKQYGAPKDGKRMGVTCVFSREAVAPPDASCAIESGDGSLNCHGYGSVVAVTATFGQCAAGWVLDQLARKSN; from the coding sequence ATGAGTGATGAAATTGATTCGCAGCGCCGCTTTGGCGGGCTGGAGCGTCTGTATGGCGTTCAAGGTGCGGCGCAGATTCGTGCAGCGCACGTGGTGGTGGTCGGGATTGGCGGTGTGGGTTCCTGGACAGCCGAAGCCTTGGCGCGCAGTGGCGTGTCGAAGCTCACACTGATCGACATGGACCATGTGGCAGAGTCCAACATCAATCGCCAGATCCATGCGCTGACCAGCACCGTAGGGCAGGCCAAGATCGAAGCCATGCGCGAGCGTATTGCGCAGATCAATCCTGACTGCGTGGTGAACTGCATTGATGACTTTGTGGAGCCTGAAAACTGGCTCACGCTGCTGCCAGCGGATGCCGATGCTGTGATTGATGCCTGCGATCAGGTCAAGTCTAAAGCCGAAATGGCGGCCCATGCGCGCAAGGTCAAGCAATGCTTTATCTCTGTAGGCGCAGCCGGTGGAAAACGCCTGGCGCACCTAGTGGATATTGCAGATCTCAGCGAGACCACGCACGACCCGCTGCTGTCTCAGCTGCGTTACCGGCTTCGTAAGCAATATGGTGCCCCCAAAGATGGCAAGCGCATGGGAGTGACCTGCGTTTTCAGCCGGGAGGCTGTTGCACCGCCTGATGCCTCTTGCGCGATAGAGTCTGGCGACGGCAGCCTGAATTGCCATGGCTATGGCTCGGTAGTCGCCGTGACGGCGACTTTCGGCCAGTGCGCTGCAGGCTGGGTGCTGGACCAACTGGCCCGCAAATCAAACTAA
- a CDS encoding membrane lipoprotein lipid attachment site-containing protein, with translation MKKLLTIAVAAFALSGCAVYHDYDRDGYGDGYKKPHPHGCPPGQAKKGNC, from the coding sequence ATGAAGAAACTTTTGACTATTGCTGTCGCCGCCTTTGCTCTGAGCGGCTGCGCCGTTTATCACGACTATGACCGTGACGGTTATGGCGATGGCTACAAGAAGCCCCATCCTCATGGCTGCCCTCCAGGACAAGCGAAGAAGGGCAACTGCTGA
- a CDS encoding lipocalin family protein, whose protein sequence is MGVSKGSVFRAIALTAVAAGVAEAVSGCAVSVPKGIEPVTGFDAERYMGTWYELARIDHRFEKGLIRTSAHYSLEEDGSVTVINRGYSEEKNAWKESEGKARFLGEPDVAALKVSFFGPFYGGYNVVSLDDDYQTAMVIGGSFDYFWLLSRSKSIPERKFRQLLRIAQNLGVDLSRVMVVEQ, encoded by the coding sequence ATGGGTGTTTCCAAAGGCTCAGTGTTCCGAGCAATCGCGCTGACTGCCGTGGCTGCTGGAGTGGCTGAGGCAGTATCAGGTTGTGCGGTCTCTGTTCCCAAAGGGATTGAGCCGGTGACGGGATTTGATGCCGAGCGCTACATGGGAACCTGGTACGAGTTGGCCCGAATTGATCACCGTTTCGAGAAAGGCCTGATCCGCACTTCAGCGCATTACAGCCTTGAAGAAGACGGGTCTGTGACGGTGATCAACCGTGGTTACAGTGAGGAAAAGAACGCATGGAAGGAATCCGAGGGCAAAGCGCGTTTTCTAGGTGAGCCCGATGTCGCCGCTTTGAAGGTTTCGTTCTTTGGCCCGTTCTACGGCGGCTACAACGTGGTCAGCCTTGATGACGATTACCAAACCGCCATGGTGATTGGCGGTAGTTTTGATTACTTCTGGCTACTGTCGCGCAGCAAAAGCATTCCAGAGCGGAAATTCAGGCAGTTGCTTCGAATTGCTCAGAACCTGGGCGTGGACTTAAGCCGCGTGATGGTTGTTGAACAGTAA
- a CDS encoding YdhR family protein, with the protein MITTLTTFNLPEAITVDEVREIFRNTSSRYQGMPGLLRKQYVVSEDGKVAGGIYLWKTRADAEALHTEEWRQLVRSKYLTDPSVIYFETPVVVDNVTGEIQMV; encoded by the coding sequence GTGATCACGACTCTCACCACATTCAATCTTCCCGAGGCCATTACCGTGGACGAGGTTCGCGAAATCTTCAGGAATACGTCGTCCAGGTATCAGGGGATGCCTGGGTTGCTGCGCAAGCAGTACGTAGTTTCGGAGGATGGGAAAGTGGCTGGCGGCATCTATCTGTGGAAGACGCGGGCGGATGCTGAAGCTCTGCACACTGAAGAGTGGCGCCAGCTTGTGCGTAGCAAGTACCTGACGGATCCGAGCGTGATTTATTTCGAAACACCTGTGGTGGTAGACAACGTGACAGGCGAAATACAAATGGTTTGA